The proteins below come from a single Crossiella sp. CA-258035 genomic window:
- a CDS encoding helix-turn-helix transcriptional regulator produces the protein MSSPKHAILPGRSVGGELRALRKQRGLTCVQVAAELGWQASKVSRMETGKQGVTPADVASMLAIYRVVGVERQRLLTLAERAGEDGWWELSGPLSEEVRTLIRLENEAIRIDSCQPLLIPGLLQTADYTRALMKAAGVPEADVEPRVAIRMGRQAVLSRDIPPEYHAIMDEMALRRVLGSPRVMARQLRQLVDTAERPSVTLQVLPFDLGGHAGLDGPFTLLDFAAQGPVAFLDHKISGLFLDKPEELAFFQHEVDKLIEVALSPARSVEFIAGLAKQYEQA, from the coding sequence ATGTCCAGCCCGAAGCACGCCATCCTGCCTGGGCGCAGTGTGGGCGGTGAGCTCCGCGCCCTGCGCAAACAGCGTGGGCTGACCTGCGTGCAGGTGGCCGCGGAGCTGGGCTGGCAGGCGTCCAAGGTGTCCAGGATGGAGACCGGGAAACAGGGCGTGACCCCGGCTGACGTCGCCTCCATGCTGGCCATCTACCGGGTGGTCGGCGTGGAGCGGCAGCGGCTGCTCACCCTGGCCGAGCGAGCGGGCGAGGACGGCTGGTGGGAGCTGAGCGGGCCGCTGTCGGAGGAGGTCAGGACGCTGATCCGGCTGGAGAACGAGGCCATCCGGATCGACAGCTGCCAGCCGCTGCTCATCCCCGGCCTGCTGCAGACCGCCGACTACACCAGGGCGCTGATGAAGGCCGCGGGCGTGCCGGAGGCCGATGTGGAGCCCAGGGTGGCGATCCGGATGGGCAGGCAGGCGGTGCTCAGCCGGGACATCCCGCCGGAGTACCACGCGATCATGGACGAGATGGCGCTGCGGCGGGTGCTGGGCAGCCCTCGGGTGATGGCCCGGCAGCTGCGGCAGCTGGTGGACACCGCGGAGCGGCCCTCGGTGACCTTGCAGGTGCTGCCCTTCGACCTGGGCGGGCACGCGGGGCTGGACGGGCCGTTCACCCTGCTGGACTTCGCCGCGCAGGGACCGGTGGCCTTCCTGGACCACAAGATCTCCGGGCTGTTCCTGGACAAGCCGGAGGAGCTGGCCTTCTTCCAGCACGAGGTGGACAAGCTCATCGAGGTCGCGCTCAGCCCGGCGCGGTCGGTGGAGTTCATCGCCGGGCTGGCCAAGCAGTACGAACAGGCGTGA
- a CDS encoding GNAT family N-acetyltransferase, with protein sequence MSELRIRPAERADLPALTDLLVRAFAPDDFIGWVYLDPASRARVHGRMTGDALRRHYLPGGGVEVAVDAGGRLLGGGVWAPPDPRRTSRWGKALLMPGILAAMGVRNFREFADRGRAVDRALTAARPRTPHWYLSLLAADPDRQRTGVGGALLRSRLTRTRLPAYLECVPDNVGYYERFGFTVTEKLDLPPQAPTLFGMWREPS encoded by the coding sequence ATGAGCGAGCTCCGCATCCGCCCGGCCGAACGCGCCGACCTGCCCGCGCTGACCGACCTGCTGGTGCGGGCCTTCGCGCCGGACGATTTCATCGGCTGGGTCTACCTGGACCCGGCCAGCCGCGCCCGCGTGCACGGCCGGATGACCGGGGACGCGCTGCGCCGCCACTACCTGCCCGGCGGCGGGGTGGAGGTCGCGGTGGACGCCGGCGGCAGGCTGCTCGGCGGCGGCGTGTGGGCCCCGCCCGACCCGCGCAGGACCAGCCGCTGGGGCAAGGCGCTGCTGATGCCGGGCATCCTGGCCGCGATGGGCGTGCGGAACTTCCGCGAGTTCGCCGACCGGGGCCGTGCGGTGGACCGGGCGCTGACCGCGGCCCGGCCGCGCACGCCGCACTGGTACCTCTCGCTGCTGGCCGCCGACCCGGACCGGCAGCGCACTGGCGTCGGCGGCGCGCTGCTGCGCTCCCGGCTGACCCGCACCCGGCTGCCCGCCTACCTGGAATGCGTGCCGGACAACGTCGGCTACTACGAGCGCTTCGGCTTCACCGTCACCGAGAAGCTGGACCTGCCGCCGCAGGCCCCGACCCTGTTCGGGATGTGGCGGGAGCCGAGCTGA
- a CDS encoding DUF899 family protein: protein MTSTPAHPPVVDQATWQAARDELLVREKAHTRAGDALAAARRRLPMVELDGTVEVIGADGPVPFLALFQGREELVVYQHMWFDGAPHQGQCEGCTTTAWHLDDSAYLNARGVSFAVLTTGRWAEVAAYVEFMGYRQPWYSVRDAPAPIGGEMGYLACFLRRGERVFLTYSTTSRGNEVVNSALALLDLTPYGRGEAWEDKPEGWPEGRESCWSWRCDAEGNPTWGPTSRPVPQWTRPGATPVDTLGRQGDCH from the coding sequence ATGACGAGCACGCCCGCCCACCCGCCGGTGGTCGACCAGGCCACCTGGCAGGCCGCCAGGGACGAGCTGCTGGTCCGGGAGAAGGCGCACACCCGGGCCGGTGACGCGCTGGCCGCGGCCCGCCGCAGGCTGCCGATGGTCGAGCTCGACGGCACGGTCGAGGTCATCGGAGCCGACGGCCCGGTGCCGTTCCTGGCGCTGTTCCAGGGCCGCGAGGAGCTCGTGGTCTACCAGCACATGTGGTTCGACGGCGCGCCGCACCAGGGGCAGTGCGAGGGCTGCACCACCACTGCCTGGCACCTCGACGACTCGGCCTACCTCAACGCCCGCGGTGTCTCCTTCGCCGTGCTGACCACCGGCCGCTGGGCGGAGGTGGCCGCCTACGTGGAGTTCATGGGCTACCGCCAGCCCTGGTACTCGGTGCGCGACGCGCCCGCCCCGATCGGCGGCGAGATGGGCTACCTGGCCTGCTTCCTGCGCCGGGGCGAGCGCGTGTTCCTCACCTACTCCACCACCAGCCGGGGCAACGAGGTGGTCAACTCCGCCCTCGCGCTGCTCGACCTGACCCCCTACGGCCGCGGCGAGGCCTGGGAGGACAAGCCCGAGGGCTGGCCGGAGGGGCGCGAGTCGTGCTGGTCCTGGCGCTGCGACGCCGAGGGCAACCCCACCTGGGGCCCGACCAGTCGCCCCGTGCCGCAGTGGACCCGCCCCGGCGCGACCCCGGTGGACACCCTCGGCAGGCAGGGCGACTGCCACTGA
- a CDS encoding RNA polymerase sigma factor — translation MGTSIRARLRAGDPVAFGELFDEHAAAVHRHAARVTGNPSTAEDVVSLTFLEAWRVRERLDPEGDSVRPWLFGIAVNVLRNTARAARRHQLALTKLPPPESVPDFTDELVGRWHDGELVDRAKAALAKLRRAEREVVTLCVWAGLDYAETAQALGIPVGTVRSRLSRARARLRSLAAEPPPRAGQVAGDQALPTQESFR, via the coding sequence GTGGGGACATCCATTCGCGCCAGGTTGCGCGCGGGCGATCCGGTCGCCTTCGGAGAGTTGTTCGACGAGCACGCCGCGGCGGTGCACCGGCATGCCGCCCGGGTCACCGGTAACCCGTCGACGGCCGAGGACGTGGTCTCGCTGACCTTCCTGGAGGCCTGGCGGGTCCGGGAACGGCTGGACCCGGAAGGGGACTCGGTACGGCCCTGGCTGTTCGGCATCGCGGTCAACGTGCTGCGCAACACCGCCAGGGCCGCCCGGCGGCACCAGCTCGCGCTGACCAAGCTGCCGCCGCCGGAGTCGGTGCCGGACTTCACCGACGAGCTGGTCGGCCGGTGGCACGACGGGGAGCTGGTGGACCGGGCCAAGGCCGCGCTGGCCAAGCTGCGGCGGGCCGAGCGGGAGGTGGTGACGCTGTGCGTGTGGGCCGGGCTGGACTACGCCGAGACCGCGCAGGCGCTGGGCATCCCGGTCGGCACGGTCCGCTCCCGGCTGTCCAGGGCCAGGGCCAGGTTGCGGTCGCTGGCCGCGGAACCACCGCCGCGAGCCGGACAGGTAGCAGGTGACCAGGCACTGCCGACCCAGGAGAGCTTCCGATGA
- a CDS encoding MarR family transcriptional regulator: MNDIEPERPRDEEAVARFVERFALLMTEGGMQRMAARVFALIMASPEGAHTAAEIAQRLEISPAAVSGAVRYLTELRLIVRDREPGQRRDVFRIGELFWYDTMARKNRAVTDLLAVAAEGVAVLGADTPAGHRMLVTQDFLTHMTTELPKLLDRWRAERAAG, from the coding sequence ATGAACGACATCGAGCCCGAACGGCCCCGCGACGAGGAGGCGGTGGCCCGGTTCGTGGAGCGGTTCGCCCTGCTGATGACCGAGGGCGGCATGCAGCGCATGGCGGCCAGGGTGTTCGCGCTGATCATGGCCTCGCCCGAGGGCGCGCACACCGCGGCCGAGATCGCCCAGCGGCTGGAGATCAGCCCGGCCGCGGTCTCCGGCGCGGTGCGCTACCTGACCGAGCTGCGGCTCATCGTCCGCGACCGCGAGCCCGGCCAGCGCCGGGACGTCTTCCGGATCGGCGAGCTGTTCTGGTACGACACCATGGCCCGCAAGAACCGGGCGGTGACCGACCTGCTGGCCGTGGCCGCCGAGGGCGTGGCCGTGCTCGGCGCGGACACCCCGGCCGGGCACCGGATGCTGGTCACCCAGGACTTCCTGACGCACATGACCACCGAGCTGCCCAAGCTGCTCGACCGCTGGCGCGCCGAACGGGCCGCCGGATGA
- a CDS encoding DUF397 domain-containing protein: MERSARQRWARARWRRSSRSGTGADCVEVAWADGLTGVRDSKRPDGPVLEFSRAAWLAFLSSAPATSRTGSGPAAAGPASR, encoded by the coding sequence ATGGAGCGATCGGCGAGGCAGCGCTGGGCGCGGGCCCGGTGGCGGCGCAGCAGCCGCAGTGGCACCGGCGCGGACTGCGTGGAGGTGGCCTGGGCGGACGGGCTGACCGGGGTGCGCGACTCCAAGCGGCCGGACGGGCCGGTGCTGGAGTTCTCCCGGGCCGCCTGGCTGGCCTTCCTCAGCTCGGCTCCCGCCACATCCCGAACAGGGTCGGGGCCTGCGGCGGCAGGTCCAGCTTCTCGGTGA
- a CDS encoding HAD family phosphatase → MTGLPAAVLWDMDGTLVDSEKVWDISLDDLAAELGGTLSLATRKAMTGSSQDRTITMLFTELGRPHDPADMAAASAWLTKRTGELFSAGLPWRPGALAALRLVRASGLPTALVTSTQRDLTELALDSIGREFFDLTLCGDEVGRTKPHPEPYLTAAARLGVEPADCVVVEDSPTGVAAAAAAGCTVLVVPCEVPVEPGPRRVFRDTLVGLDLATLAGLRGELIADTAH, encoded by the coding sequence GTGACCGGGTTGCCCGCCGCGGTGCTGTGGGACATGGACGGCACCCTGGTCGACTCGGAGAAGGTCTGGGACATCTCCCTGGACGACCTGGCCGCCGAGCTGGGCGGCACGCTGTCGCTGGCCACCCGCAAGGCGATGACCGGCTCCAGCCAGGACCGCACGATCACGATGCTGTTCACCGAGCTGGGCCGCCCGCACGACCCGGCGGACATGGCCGCGGCCTCGGCCTGGCTGACCAAGCGCACCGGCGAGCTGTTCTCCGCCGGCCTGCCGTGGCGGCCGGGCGCGCTGGCGGCGTTGCGCCTGGTGCGCGCCAGCGGGCTGCCGACCGCGCTGGTCACCTCCACCCAGCGGGACCTGACCGAGCTGGCCCTGGACAGCATCGGCCGTGAGTTCTTCGACCTCACCCTCTGCGGGGACGAGGTCGGCCGGACCAAGCCGCACCCGGAGCCGTACCTGACCGCGGCCGCGCGCCTCGGGGTCGAGCCCGCGGACTGCGTGGTCGTGGAGGACTCGCCCACCGGTGTGGCGGCGGCGGCCGCGGCCGGGTGCACGGTGCTGGTGGTGCCCTGCGAGGTGCCGGTCGAGCCGGGCCCCCGGCGCGTCTTCCGCGACACCCTGGTCGGTCTCGACCTGGCCACCCTGGCCGGATTGCGCGGAGAACTGATTGCGGACACCGCGCACTGA
- a CDS encoding SDR family oxidoreductase, whose amino-acid sequence MADLGRDPFPLRGRVALVTGASRVAGIGYATARRLHAYGADLLLHHHSPHDADQPWGAQPLAEVLAGVREAGSGRVEEIGGDLTAPDAPAAVVDAAIERFGRLDVLVCNHARSGGDGTLAEMTAAKLDGHYAVNTRSALLLAQRFAHHFRAGRGGRIVFMTSGQQLGPMPGEVAYAASKGALAAITQTLSHELAGAGITVNAVNPGPVDTGWAGPELDELVRTSMPAGRWGQPDDPARLISWLATDEAEWITGQVLNSEGGFRR is encoded by the coding sequence GTGGCTGATCTTGGACGTGATCCGTTCCCGCTGCGTGGCCGTGTCGCGCTGGTGACCGGGGCCAGCCGGGTCGCCGGCATCGGCTACGCCACCGCCCGCCGCCTGCACGCCTACGGCGCGGACCTGCTGCTGCACCACCACAGCCCGCACGACGCGGACCAGCCCTGGGGCGCGCAGCCGCTGGCGGAGGTGCTGGCCGGGGTCCGCGAGGCCGGGTCGGGTCGGGTCGAGGAGATCGGCGGCGACCTGACCGCCCCGGATGCGCCGGCGGCGGTCGTGGACGCGGCCATCGAGCGGTTCGGGCGGCTGGACGTCCTGGTGTGCAACCACGCGCGCAGCGGCGGCGACGGCACGCTGGCCGAGATGACCGCGGCCAAACTGGACGGGCACTACGCGGTGAACACCCGTTCGGCGCTGCTGCTCGCCCAGCGCTTCGCCCACCACTTCCGGGCCGGTCGCGGCGGGCGGATCGTGTTTATGACCTCGGGCCAGCAGCTCGGGCCGATGCCCGGCGAGGTCGCCTACGCCGCGTCCAAGGGCGCGCTGGCCGCGATCACCCAGACCCTCTCGCACGAGCTGGCCGGGGCCGGGATCACGGTGAACGCGGTCAACCCCGGCCCGGTGGACACCGGCTGGGCCGGTCCTGAGCTCGACGAGTTGGTCCGCACGAGCATGCCCGCGGGCCGCTGGGGCCAGCCGGACGACCCGGCCCGGCTGATCTCCTGGCTGGCCACCGACGAGGCGGAGTGGATCACCGGCCAGGTGCTCAACTCCGAGGGCGGGTTCCGCCGCTAG
- a CDS encoding MFS transporter, whose translation MYAGGFLGPFGGGVVASMLPELGQAFGLTAAAASASLTAYMVPFAGFMLFSGTWGQRWGARRTVITAYLVYVAASLGCALAQDEYLFLAGRAVQGAANAFVTPLLLGAVAAVTPPGRLGRALGWFASMQAAGQTSAPLLGGLAAEVSWRYAFAGVAVVAAGLAVLGLPGAEAGPRRTASLRTAWRPAVLRAGLVAGIGWGCLGGLSYLVALRLDEDFHLSAAARGLVLTGFGLTGILTARAVGRAIDRFGARRCVLTGTVAGGVLLAGVGLAPSLVAVGLLWAAAGPAMQLIMVGLNALVLAGNGDNRGGAVSVVQSLRFGGGALSPVAFVPVYHLDPLAAFLLPAALLLTTAPVVLPRMPPAPPR comes from the coding sequence CTGTACGCGGGCGGGTTCCTCGGGCCCTTCGGCGGCGGAGTGGTGGCCTCGATGCTGCCCGAGCTGGGCCAGGCCTTCGGGCTGACCGCGGCCGCCGCCTCGGCCTCGCTCACCGCCTACATGGTCCCTTTTGCCGGGTTCATGCTGTTCTCCGGCACCTGGGGTCAGCGCTGGGGCGCCCGGCGCACGGTGATCACCGCCTACCTGGTGTACGTGGCCGCCTCGCTGGGCTGCGCGCTGGCCCAGGACGAGTACCTGTTCCTGGCCGGGCGCGCGGTGCAGGGGGCGGCCAACGCCTTCGTCACTCCCCTGCTGCTGGGCGCGGTGGCCGCGGTGACCCCGCCGGGGCGGCTCGGGCGCGCGCTGGGCTGGTTCGCCTCCATGCAGGCCGCGGGGCAGACCTCCGCGCCGCTGCTGGGCGGGCTGGCGGCCGAGGTGAGCTGGCGCTACGCCTTCGCCGGGGTCGCCGTGGTGGCCGCCGGGCTGGCCGTGCTGGGCCTGCCGGGGGCCGAGGCCGGGCCGCGGCGGACGGCCAGCCTGCGCACGGCCTGGCGACCGGCGGTGCTGCGCGCCGGGCTGGTCGCCGGGATCGGCTGGGGCTGCCTGGGCGGGCTGTCCTACCTGGTGGCGCTGCGCCTGGACGAGGACTTCCACCTCTCCGCCGCGGCCCGCGGGCTGGTGCTGACCGGGTTCGGGCTGACCGGGATCCTCACCGCGCGGGCGGTCGGCCGGGCGATCGACCGCTTCGGCGCGCGGCGCTGCGTGCTGACCGGGACCGTGGCGGGCGGGGTGCTGCTGGCCGGGGTGGGCCTGGCGCCCTCGCTGGTGGCGGTGGGGCTGCTGTGGGCGGCCGCGGGCCCGGCCATGCAGCTGATCATGGTCGGGTTGAACGCGCTGGTGCTGGCCGGGAACGGGGACAACCGGGGTGGCGCGGTCTCGGTGGTGCAGTCGCTGCGCTTCGGCGGCGGCGCGCTGTCCCCGGTGGCCTTCGTGCCGGTCTACCACCTGGATCCGCTGGCCGCGTTCCTGCTACCTGCGGCTTTACTGCTGACTACCGCACCTGTGGTGCTTCCGCGGATGCCGCCCGCTCCGCCGCGATGA
- a CDS encoding helix-turn-helix domain-containing protein, whose product MTESPRELTDPAALKAFTHPLRQRILRELHRNGPATATTLAAAFGQNTGATSYHLRQLARHDFIREDPELGHGKQRWWRPTAKDIRFPRAAGQPPEVQALLARHADQGLAADLATYARFAERRAEFGEWQDAVPYSRGALTLTQEELGRFFADYLDLLNRYREQHDPDAPDSRRLLVRWVAFPDPGDG is encoded by the coding sequence ATGACCGAGTCTCCCCGGGAGCTGACCGACCCAGCGGCGCTGAAGGCCTTCACGCACCCGCTGCGGCAGCGCATCCTGCGGGAGCTGCACCGCAACGGCCCGGCCACCGCGACCACCCTGGCCGCCGCGTTCGGGCAGAACACCGGGGCCACCAGCTACCACCTGCGCCAGCTCGCCCGGCACGACTTCATCCGCGAGGACCCGGAGCTGGGTCACGGCAAGCAACGCTGGTGGCGGCCCACCGCCAAGGACATCCGCTTCCCCCGCGCCGCCGGGCAGCCGCCGGAGGTGCAGGCCCTGCTGGCCCGGCACGCCGACCAGGGCCTGGCCGCCGACCTGGCCACCTACGCGCGCTTTGCCGAGCGCCGGGCCGAGTTCGGCGAGTGGCAGGACGCGGTGCCCTACTCCAGGGGCGCGCTCACCCTGACCCAGGAGGAGCTGGGCCGGTTCTTCGCCGACTACCTCGACCTGCTCAACCGGTACCGGGAGCAGCACGACCCGGACGCCCCCGACTCCCGCCGCCTGCTGGTGCGCTGGGTTGCCTTCCCCGATCCAGGGGACGGCTGA
- a CDS encoding PAC2 family protein translates to MTEPEERPAASEDTRADPPTLVNPVLIAAFEGWNDAGDAASTAIEHLQLTWDATPLAEIDPDDYYDFQVTRPTVHMVDGVTRRVEWPTTRLSVCRPPGADFDVVLMHGIEPNMRWRAFCAELLHHVESLGVTTVVTLGALLMDIAHTRPVQVTGTAYDAESAATFGLERSRYEGATGIVGVFQDACVQMGVPAISFWAAVPHYVSQPPSPKATLALLHRVEEVLDLEVPLGALPEQAEEWERTVTEMAEEDEDVASYVRSLEERGDPDGDINDRLTELSGDAIAADFERYLRRRGGRGKPGGDQGPHGPGAR, encoded by the coding sequence GTGACAGAACCCGAAGAGCGCCCCGCTGCATCCGAGGACACCCGGGCTGACCCGCCGACCCTCGTCAACCCGGTGCTCATCGCGGCTTTCGAAGGATGGAACGACGCAGGTGACGCGGCCAGCACCGCGATAGAGCACCTCCAGCTCACCTGGGACGCCACCCCGCTGGCGGAGATCGACCCCGACGACTACTACGACTTCCAGGTGACCAGGCCCACCGTGCACATGGTGGACGGGGTGACCCGCCGGGTGGAGTGGCCGACGACCAGGCTGTCGGTCTGCCGTCCACCTGGCGCGGACTTCGACGTGGTGCTCATGCACGGCATCGAGCCCAACATGCGCTGGCGGGCCTTCTGCGCCGAGCTGCTGCACCACGTGGAGAGCCTCGGTGTGACCACCGTGGTGACCCTGGGCGCGCTGCTGATGGACATCGCGCACACCCGCCCGGTGCAGGTCACCGGCACCGCCTACGACGCGGAGTCGGCGGCCACCTTCGGGCTGGAACGCTCCCGCTACGAGGGGGCCACCGGCATCGTCGGGGTCTTCCAGGACGCGTGCGTGCAGATGGGCGTGCCGGCCATCTCCTTCTGGGCCGCGGTGCCGCACTACGTCTCCCAGCCGCCCTCCCCCAAGGCCACCCTGGCCCTGCTGCACCGGGTGGAGGAGGTCCTCGACCTGGAGGTGCCCCTTGGCGCGCTGCCGGAGCAGGCCGAGGAGTGGGAGCGCACGGTCACCGAGATGGCCGAGGAGGACGAGGACGTGGCCAGCTACGTCCGCTCCCTGGAAGAGCGCGGCGACCCCGACGGCGACATCAACGACCGGCTCACCGAGCTGAGCGGGGACGCCATCGCCGCGGACTTCGAGCGCTACCTGCGCCGCCGCGGCGGCCGGGGCAAACCGGGCGGCGACCAGGGTCCGCACGGGCCGGGCGCGCGCTGA
- a CDS encoding CU044_5270 family protein has product MNDHDDRAELARLLPPPQAPTLLEQRQAELRTDLLQRIDAAAPRAGRARVRVRWPMVAVPLALAAAVTAVLVVVPALVRPEAGPSAEDRTVASVLARAAQSAIALPVGIRPDQFVYVKSRNQWRSRSINPDGSFIELTGPEHNIVESWLAMDPAKQSFSRMNGGPLRTTSSYDEGLDPTHHFAQTKLPTDPDQLLAWLYRDIPPDKPRHLIAFRQLSDLLKFPVASPAVISAIHQAAAKIPGVRLAGEVVDGLGRPALAVGFVGDNGAERFDLLFHRDSSDYLGSRLVTLRDSGYGKAGQVRAPDEIIRRAVVDQPGQLP; this is encoded by the coding sequence ATGAACGACCATGATGACCGGGCCGAGCTGGCCCGCCTGCTGCCGCCACCGCAAGCCCCGACGCTCCTGGAGCAGCGGCAGGCCGAGCTGCGGACCGACCTGCTCCAGCGGATCGACGCGGCCGCGCCCCGAGCCGGGCGGGCGCGGGTGCGGGTGCGGTGGCCGATGGTCGCGGTGCCGCTCGCGCTGGCGGCCGCGGTGACCGCGGTGCTGGTGGTGGTGCCCGCGCTGGTGCGGCCCGAAGCGGGGCCCTCCGCCGAGGACCGGACGGTCGCCTCGGTGCTGGCCAGGGCGGCCCAGTCCGCCATCGCGCTGCCGGTCGGCATCCGGCCGGACCAGTTCGTCTACGTCAAGAGCCGCAACCAGTGGCGGAGCCGCTCGATCAACCCCGACGGCTCGTTCATCGAGCTGACCGGCCCGGAGCACAACATCGTGGAGTCCTGGCTGGCCATGGACCCGGCCAAGCAGAGCTTCAGCCGGATGAACGGCGGGCCGCTGCGCACGACCTCGAGCTACGACGAGGGCCTTGACCCGACCCACCACTTCGCGCAGACCAAGCTGCCCACCGATCCGGACCAGCTGCTCGCCTGGCTGTACCGGGACATCCCGCCGGACAAGCCACGGCACCTGATCGCGTTCCGTCAGCTCAGCGACCTGCTCAAGTTCCCGGTGGCCTCCCCCGCGGTGATCTCCGCGATCCACCAGGCCGCGGCCAAGATCCCGGGGGTGCGGCTGGCCGGCGAGGTCGTCGACGGGCTCGGCAGGCCGGCGCTGGCGGTCGGCTTCGTCGGCGACAACGGCGCCGAGCGGTTCGACCTGCTCTTCCACCGCGACAGCTCCGACTACCTCGGCTCGCGCCTGGTGACCCTGCGGGACAGCGGCTACGGCAAGGCCGGGCAGGTCCGCGCCCCGGACGAGATCATCCGGCGGGCCGTGGTGGACCAGCCCGGTCAGCTGCCGTGA
- a CDS encoding class I SAM-dependent methyltransferase, whose amino-acid sequence MRGAGDRAIIGGVSREKIDYREVRETNLATLYGRAVHSAEPEPILRDEVAEELVARIDYDFRRMRIDRASAAAVALRARQFDEWAATFLRRHPDAMVLHLACGLDSRYLRLRPPATVDWFDVDFPDVVALRRRLFPPEPSGYHLLGASVTDPDWLEQIPADRPGLMITEGLTMYLTEAEVLPLLRRVTGHFPAGELQFDAFNRLGARAGNHTPLLRKTGARFQWGLDQARDLERQVPGARLAEERSPIQLPGLHRLPRLYRVAAHAADRVGPLRRLYRLLRYRF is encoded by the coding sequence ATGCGCGGCGCGGGGGACAGGGCGATCATCGGCGGGGTGAGCAGGGAGAAGATCGATTATCGCGAGGTGCGGGAGACCAACCTGGCCACGCTGTACGGGCGGGCGGTGCACAGCGCGGAACCCGAGCCGATCCTGCGGGACGAGGTCGCCGAAGAGCTGGTGGCCCGGATCGACTACGACTTCCGGCGGATGCGCATCGACCGGGCCTCGGCCGCGGCGGTGGCACTGCGGGCCCGCCAGTTCGACGAGTGGGCGGCGACCTTCCTGCGCCGCCACCCCGACGCGATGGTGCTGCACCTGGCCTGCGGCCTGGACAGCCGCTACCTGCGGCTGCGGCCGCCCGCCACGGTGGACTGGTTCGACGTGGACTTCCCGGACGTGGTGGCGCTGCGCCGCCGCCTGTTCCCGCCGGAACCGTCCGGCTACCACCTGCTCGGGGCCTCGGTCACCGACCCGGACTGGCTGGAGCAGATCCCGGCTGACCGCCCGGGGCTGATGATCACCGAGGGCCTGACCATGTACCTCACCGAGGCCGAGGTGCTACCACTGCTGCGCCGGGTCACCGGCCACTTCCCGGCGGGAGAGCTGCAGTTCGACGCGTTCAACCGGCTCGGCGCCCGCGCGGGCAACCACACCCCGCTGCTGCGCAAGACCGGGGCCCGCTTCCAGTGGGGCCTCGACCAGGCCAGGGACCTCGAACGCCAGGTGCCCGGCGCGCGCCTGGCAGAGGAACGCTCGCCGATCCAGCTGCCCGGCCTGCACCGGCTGCCCCGGCTCTACCGGGTGGCCGCGCACGCCGCGGACCGGGTCGGGCCGCTGCGCCGCCTGTACCGGCTGCTGCGCTACCGGTTCTAG